The genomic DNA TGATCGGGGGACGACGTGGGGCTGTATGAGAGGTGGTGCAAGTCCACAAAAAAAACGGACAAGCGCAAGCACTACTGGACCTATGTTGAGAAGGATGGCGGCCGCATTGAGATCCGCAATGATCTCGCCGAAACCATCCGCTCGCACTACGACCGACTCGAACGCATCGCCGAGGATGTAAATCGACTTGGATACAAGGTCGCCAGTGGAATACTCAGCACGGCAATGCCTCAAACTGCCAAGGGCCGTTCCGGCGACTTCGGCGAAATTCTCGCGACCGAACTGGTCGAGGAAGAGATCGGGCTTCGAGTCCCCGTGCGTCGTCTCCGTTACAAGGACGGCCGTAACATGGCCATGCGCGGTGACGACTTCATCGGTGCTGGATACGATGGAGACGGCGAGAAGCTCTGGCTCCTGAAGGGTGAGGCCAAGAGCAACAAGGTACTCGGCAAGGCCACGATCATGAGCGCCCGCAAGGTGCTCAACCGCGACAATGGCCGTTGTACGCCCGACTCACTGCTGTTCGTCGCCAATCGCTTGTTGGAGAGTAATGACCCGGTGGACAACGAGCTAGGCCGCAGCCTTCGTGACGAAGTAGGTCTAAAGTCCCTCCGTGCCGATCGCATCGACCACATGCTCTTTACGGTGTCTGGTAACGGTCCCCACGCCTC from Nitrospira sp. ND1 includes the following:
- a CDS encoding DUF1837 domain-containing protein, which gives rise to MGLYERWCKSTKKTDKRKHYWTYVEKDGGRIEIRNDLAETIRSHYDRLERIAEDVNRLGYKVASGILSTAMPQTAKGRSGDFGEILATELVEEEIGLRVPVRRLRYKDGRNMAMRGDDFIGAGYDGDGEKLWLLKGEAKSNKVLGKATIMSARKVLNRDNGRCTPDSLLFVANRLLESNDPVDNELGRSLRDEVGLKSLRADRIDHMLFTVSGNGPHASLEKDLDTIGTNRDHYVVNIHVEDHQDFIAAMYLEAEDLGDD